The following proteins are encoded in a genomic region of Phragmites australis chromosome 9, lpPhrAust1.1, whole genome shotgun sequence:
- the LOC133929783 gene encoding uncharacterized protein LOC133929783 → MGNGLSPCLRPGAAHGEAAAARLVFWGGSARMADERRSTTAGDVTAELTGDHLVCAADSFFIGLPVPALPAGERLLPGRTYFVFPAARFSCRQALTAATLASLSPSPAKVSLAGGAESPFEYVTGGDGEALIRVTPEFIERVITSCGGKCGAAEAAATEQLCSTPELKKHYMQLVGARAERPWSPGLETISEAEKRRRMPSPVRLVGLAKASSR, encoded by the coding sequence ATGGGCAACGGCCTCTCCCCCTGCCTGCGCCCCGGGGCTGCGCACGgcgaggccgcggcggcgcggctGGTGTTCTGGGGCGGGTCGGCGAGGATGGCCGACGAGCGGCGGTCCACCACCGCCGGGGACGTCACAgcggagctcaccggcgaccaCCTCGTCTGCGCCGCGGACTCCTTCTTCATCGGCCTCCCCGTCCCGGCACTCCCGGCCGGCGAACGGCTCCTGCCGGGGCGGACCTACTTCGTGTTCCCCGCGGCGCGCTTCTCCTGCCGCCAGGCGCTCACCGCCGCGACGCTCGCCTCGCTCTCGCCGTCCCCGGCCAAGGTGTCcctcgccggcggcgccgaATCCCCATTCGAGTACGTCACGGGCGGCGATGGCGAGGCGCTCATCAGGGTCACGCCCGAGTTCATCGAGAGGGTGATCACGTCGTGCGGCGGCAAGTGCGGCGCGGCTGAGGCGGCAGCGACGGAGCAGCTGTGCAGCACGCCGGAGCTGAAGAAGCACTATATGCAGCTAGTGGGTGCTAGGGCGGAGCGGCCGTGGTCACCAGGGCTCGAGACAATATCGGAGGccgagaagaggaggaggatgccgtCTCCGGTGAGGCTGGTCGGGCTGGCAAAGGCTTCTTCGAGATAG